Below is a genomic region from Mesorhizobium sp..
ATCGCGCTGGCAGCGCGCTGCCAGCGCCAGATCGCCATCCGCTCGGGACGGATCGAGACCGCTCCGGTCGCGGTGAACGCCTGATGGCGGCGCGGTTCGAAGCGGCGAAATCCGGCCTCGCCCTGCGTTTCGCGCTGCGCGAGATGCGCGGCGGGCTGAAAGGGTTTCTCATCTTCATCACCTGCATCGCGCTCGGAGTCGGCGCGATCGGCGGGGTGAATTCGGTGGCTCGCGCGATCACGGCTTCGGTCGCGAGCCAGGGCCAGACACTGCTCGGCGGCGACCTTCGGTTCGAGCTCGTGCAGCGCGAGGCGTCCGAGACGGAATTCGCCTTCCTGAAGGCGCAGGGCGACCTGGCGGTGAGCGCCAACATGCGCTCGATGGCGAGGCTCGAGGATGGTTCGGACCAGACGCTGGTGGAGGCGAAGGCGGTGGACGCCGCCTATCCGCTGTTCGGTGCGCTTGAGACACAACCGGCTCTGCCGCATGACGATCTGTTCGGCGAGCGGACAGGCGTGTGGGGCGCGGCGGCGCCGGACCTGCTGTTCGACCGGCTGGGCCTCAAGGAGGGCGGGCGGATCAGGCTGGGCGGCGCGACGTTCGAGCTGCGCGCCCGCATCGTCAACGAGCCGGATGCCGTGTCGGACGGGTTCGGCTTCGCGCCGCGGCTGATGGTGTCGATGGACGGACTTCGCGCCTCCGGACTGATCCAGCCGGGCAGCCTCGTCGAACATGCGTACAAGGTCAGGGTGCCGGGCGGCGCGAGCGAGGCCCGTATCGCCGCCATTTCGGACAAGGCGAAGGCGGATTTCCCGGAAGCCGGCTGGAGCATCCGCTCGCGCTCCAACGCGGCCCCGTCGCTGTCCAGCAATGTCGAGCGGTTCTCGCAGTTCCTGACGCTCGTCGGGCTGACCGCGCTGGTCGTCGGTGGCGTTGGCGTAGCGAACGCGGTGCGCGCGCATCTCGACGCCAAGCGCGGAGTGATCGCGACGCTGAAGAGCGTCGGCGCGTCGGGTGGCTTCGTGTTCTCGGTCTATCTGTTCCAGGTGATGATCGTCGCGGCGATCGGCATCGTCATCGGCCTGGCGATCGCGCTCGCCATGCCCTTCGCGGCGGGTGCGGCGCTGTCGTCGGTCATTCCGGTTCCGGCGGAAGGCGGCGTCTACCCGGATGCGCTGGCGATGGGCGTGCTGTTCGGCGTGCTGGTGACGCTCGCCTTCGCCATCCTGCCGCTCGGCCGGGCGCGCGACATCCCGGCCACCGCGCTGTTCCGCGAAGTCGGGCTCGAAGGGCGCGGGCTGCCGCGCCTGCCCTATCTGGCGGCTGCGTTCGGCATCGCGGTCGTGCTCGCCGGCCTCGCCGTCTGGTTCTCGTCCGACCGGCGCGTGGCGCTGATCTTCGTCGGCGCAGCGGTCTTCGCCTTCATCGTGCTGCGCAGCGTGGCGGTGCTGGTGCAATGGATCGCGCGCGAGGCGCCGGCCGTCCGTTCGACGCCGCTGCGGCTGGCCATCGGCAATATCCACCGCCCGGGCGCGCTGACGCCGTCGGTGGTGCTGTCGCTGGGTCTCGGGCTCACGCTGCTGGTGACGCTGGCGCTGATCGACGGCAATCTGCGACGCCAGATCGCCGGCAACCTGCCAGAGCGCGCGCCGAACTTCTTCTTCGTCGACATCCAGCCGGCGGAAGTCGACCGGTTCAGCGACCTGGTCGCGCGGGTGTCGCCTCAGGGCACGCTGACCAAAGTGCCCATGCTGCGCGGCCGCGTCATCGCGCTCAACGGCATCGACGTGCAGCAGATCCAGGTGCCGCCGGAGGGGCAATGGGTGCTGCGCGGCGACCGCGGCATCACCTATTCCGAGACGGTGCCGGAGAACGCGACGCTGAGCGCCGGGCAATGGTGGCCGAGGGACTATGCCGGCGAGCCGCTGGTGTCGTTCTCGGCCGAGGAGGCGAAGGAAATCGGGCTGAAGCTCGGCGACACGGTGACGGTCAACGTGCTCGGACGAAACGTCACCGCCCGCATCGCCAACCTGCGCCAGGTCGAGTGGGAATCGATGGGCATCAACTTCGTCATGGTGTTCTCGCCGAACGCCTTCGCGGGCGCGCCGCACGCGTGGCTGGCGACGCTGCTCGATCGCGACGCATCGGTGGAGACGGAGGCCAGGATCCTGAACGAGGTGACACGCGCCTTTCCCGCGGTGACATCCGTGCGCGTCAAGGATGCGCTCGATATCGTCAACCGGCTGGTGGGACAGCTCGGCGTCGCCATCCGCGCCGCCGCCGCCGTGGCGCTGATCGCCTCGGTGCTGGTGCTGGCGGGGGCCCTTGCCGCGGGAAACCGCGCGCGGGTTCACGACGCCGTGGTGCTGAAGATGCTGGGCGCGACGCGCGGCACGCTGATCACCGCGTTCTCGCTCGAATACATGCTGATCGGGCTCGCCACCGCGATCTTCGCGCTGGCCGCCGGCGGGGCAGCCGCCTGGTTCGTCGTGGCGCGGATCATGACGCTGCCGTCGAGCTTCCTGCCCGACGTGGCGGTCGGCACGGTGCTCATCGCGCTATTGCTCACCGTCGGCATCGGACTG
It encodes:
- a CDS encoding ABC transporter permease, with the protein product MAARFEAAKSGLALRFALREMRGGLKGFLIFITCIALGVGAIGGVNSVARAITASVASQGQTLLGGDLRFELVQREASETEFAFLKAQGDLAVSANMRSMARLEDGSDQTLVEAKAVDAAYPLFGALETQPALPHDDLFGERTGVWGAAAPDLLFDRLGLKEGGRIRLGGATFELRARIVNEPDAVSDGFGFAPRLMVSMDGLRASGLIQPGSLVEHAYKVRVPGGASEARIAAISDKAKADFPEAGWSIRSRSNAAPSLSSNVERFSQFLTLVGLTALVVGGVGVANAVRAHLDAKRGVIATLKSVGASGGFVFSVYLFQVMIVAAIGIVIGLAIALAMPFAAGAALSSVIPVPAEGGVYPDALAMGVLFGVLVTLAFAILPLGRARDIPATALFREVGLEGRGLPRLPYLAAAFGIAVVLAGLAVWFSSDRRVALIFVGAAVFAFIVLRSVAVLVQWIAREAPAVRSTPLRLAIGNIHRPGALTPSVVLSLGLGLTLLVTLALIDGNLRRQIAGNLPERAPNFFFVDIQPAEVDRFSDLVARVSPQGTLTKVPMLRGRVIALNGIDVQQIQVPPEGQWVLRGDRGITYSETVPENATLSAGQWWPRDYAGEPLVSFSAEEAKEIGLKLGDTVTVNVLGRNVTARIANLRQVEWESMGINFVMVFSPNAFAGAPHAWLATLLDRDASVETEARILNEVTRAFPAVTSVRVKDALDIVNRLVGQLGVAIRAAAAVALIASVLVLAGALAAGNRARVHDAVVLKMLGATRGTLITAFSLEYMLIGLATAIFALAAGGAAAWFVVARIMTLPSSFLPDVAVGTVLIALLLTVGIGLAGTWRVLGQKAAPVLRDL